The Alteriqipengyuania halimionae genome contains a region encoding:
- a CDS encoding beta-class carbonic anhydrase yields the protein MSDNLDRILAANADYSADFGDKSELAMPPARKLAILTCMDARLDPAKFAGLEEGDAHVIRNAGGRASDDAIRSLVISHKLLGTNEWYVVHHTDCGMETFTDPIMRDLLAGSLETATIDENGWRNEGSGPGSKEADQIAWLTIADLAQSVRDDVDRIKSHPLVNKSIPVRGYIYDCKSGRLEEVN from the coding sequence ATGAGCGACAATCTCGACCGCATCCTGGCCGCCAATGCCGACTATTCCGCAGATTTCGGGGACAAGAGCGAGCTGGCGATGCCGCCCGCGCGCAAGCTTGCGATTCTCACCTGTATGGATGCGCGGCTCGATCCGGCGAAGTTCGCCGGGCTCGAAGAAGGCGATGCGCATGTGATTCGCAACGCCGGTGGTCGTGCCAGTGACGACGCGATCCGCAGTCTCGTGATTTCGCACAAGCTGCTCGGCACGAATGAGTGGTATGTCGTCCACCACACCGATTGCGGGATGGAGACCTTTACCGATCCGATCATGCGCGACCTGCTCGCGGGCAGTCTCGAGACCGCCACGATCGACGAGAATGGCTGGCGCAACGAGGGCTCCGGCCCGGGCTCGAAGGAAGCCGACCAGATCGCCTGGCTGACCATCGCCGACCTCGCCCAGAGCGTGCGCGACGATGTCGACCGGATCAAATCGCATCCTCTGGTCAACAAGTCGATCCCGGTGCGCGGCTACATCTACGACTGCAAGAGCGGCCGGCTCGAAGAGGTGAACTAG
- a CDS encoding endonuclease III domain-containing protein encodes MLAGAEIERVYRILSQEMPGRTPGAKGPKGQPDAFRSCISCMLSAQSLDRNTAKASRALFALATTPEAMLELDDRDIAAAIKPCGLYNNKTRSIRRFCETLLAEHGGVVPDTREGLMSLPGIGRKCADIVLSFTFGKDVIAVDTHVHRVCNRIGLTDARTADKTAEQLENRSPAWALADGHFWLIQFGKRICTSRSPKCEACPVSDWCEYYAEEVA; translated from the coding sequence TTGCTGGCGGGCGCCGAGATAGAGCGGGTCTACCGCATCCTGTCGCAGGAAATGCCCGGGCGCACGCCGGGGGCGAAAGGGCCGAAGGGCCAGCCCGACGCGTTCCGCTCGTGCATTTCCTGCATGCTCTCCGCCCAGTCGCTCGATCGCAATACGGCCAAGGCGAGCCGCGCCCTGTTCGCGCTCGCCACGACGCCGGAAGCGATGCTCGAACTCGACGATCGCGACATCGCGGCGGCGATCAAGCCGTGCGGGCTCTACAACAACAAGACCCGCTCGATCCGCCGGTTCTGCGAAACGCTGCTGGCAGAGCACGGCGGGGTGGTGCCCGATACCCGCGAAGGGCTGATGAGTCTGCCCGGAATCGGTCGCAAATGCGCCGACATCGTGCTCAGCTTCACGTTCGGAAAAGACGTGATCGCGGTCGACACCCATGTCCACCGGGTCTGCAACCGGATCGGGCTGACCGACGCGAGGACCGCCGACAAGACGGCGGAGCAGCTCGAAAACCGCTCACCTGCCTGGGCGCTTGCCGACGGACATTTCTGGCTGATCCAGTTCGGCAAGCGGATCTGCACCAGCCGCTCACCGAAATGCGAGGCATGTCCGGTAAGCGACTGGTGCGAATATTACGCCGAGGAAGTGGCCTAG
- a CDS encoding alkene reductase, producing the protein MPQHAPLLDPVTIGAFEATNRIVMAPLTRSRSEAKTNEQTGLHALYYAQRASAGLIVSEATQISHQGQGYAWTPGIFTDSQVESWKTVTDAVHNAGGRIFCQLWHVGAISHPVFQPDGGQPVSASAWTPEGEAFVGDRLEDGPQVPFQESRALRTDEIPGLIEDYRHAAKCAAEAGFDGVEVHCANNYLIDQFIRSATNDRGDDYGGSLDNRLRLMREVVDAVCEVLPADRVGVRLSPQGGPGGTEDAKPGETYPAAAKALAGRGLAYLHVIRPNSHTGDGKDESGDTVLHKMRAEFDGPFIANGNFEPDEAAQWIDAGHADAVAFGRLFLANPDLPARIAQGGPYNEPDESTFYGGGAEGYTDYPTLETVDDPLSA; encoded by the coding sequence ATGCCCCAGCACGCCCCCCTGCTCGATCCCGTCACCATCGGCGCGTTCGAAGCGACCAACCGCATCGTCATGGCCCCGCTCACCCGCAGCCGCTCAGAAGCGAAGACCAACGAACAGACCGGACTCCACGCGCTCTATTATGCCCAGCGCGCGAGCGCCGGACTGATCGTGTCCGAAGCCACCCAGATCAGCCATCAGGGCCAGGGCTATGCCTGGACGCCGGGCATCTTCACCGACAGCCAGGTCGAAAGCTGGAAAACGGTGACCGACGCCGTCCACAATGCGGGCGGGCGGATCTTCTGCCAGCTTTGGCATGTCGGCGCGATCAGCCATCCGGTGTTCCAGCCCGATGGCGGCCAGCCCGTTTCGGCCAGCGCCTGGACGCCCGAGGGCGAGGCCTTCGTCGGCGACCGGCTCGAGGATGGGCCGCAAGTTCCGTTTCAGGAATCACGCGCGCTGCGCACCGACGAGATCCCCGGCCTGATCGAGGATTACCGGCACGCCGCGAAATGCGCGGCCGAGGCCGGGTTCGACGGCGTCGAGGTGCATTGCGCCAACAATTACCTGATCGACCAGTTCATCCGCTCGGCCACCAATGATCGCGGCGACGACTATGGCGGCAGCCTCGACAACCGCCTGCGCCTGATGCGCGAGGTGGTCGACGCGGTATGCGAGGTGCTTCCGGCGGATCGCGTCGGGGTGCGACTTTCGCCGCAGGGTGGACCGGGCGGCACCGAAGACGCCAAGCCGGGCGAGACCTATCCCGCCGCCGCCAAGGCGCTGGCCGGGCGCGGGCTCGCCTATCTCCACGTGATCCGCCCCAATTCGCACACCGGCGACGGCAAGGACGAAAGCGGCGACACGGTGCTGCACAAGATGCGCGCCGAGTTCGACGGACCGTTCATCGCCAATGGCAATTTCGAACCCGACGAAGCGGCGCAATGGATCGACGCCGGGCATGCCGATGCAGTCGCGTTCGGACGCCTGTTCCTCGCCAATCCCGACCTGCCCGCCCGCATTGCGCAAGGCGGACCGTATAACGAGCCCGACGAGAGCACGTTCTATGGCGGCGGCGCGGAAGGCTACACCGACTATCCGACCCTCGAAACGGTCGACGATCCGCTGTCGGCCTGA
- a CDS encoding endonuclease III domain-containing protein — protein MELPLGPDPRTDTLRRLQPLLVQRFGHIRRAAAEWRAPEWVMVQGVIGARTKSEISNAATDRLLKRYGSWEGVADALLAELQDELSIQTYPNIAAERLKASLTDLIARRGSVDLSHLEDMPTDEAMDWLEQLPGIGRKIAAGIMNASTLDRPVLVLDSHHRRILQRMGLVPEKADTARAYAAIMPAMPPEWSAADYDEHHLLMKKVGQTWCRPRSLDCANCVAQSLCETGRKQLSG, from the coding sequence ATGGAACTCCCCCTCGGCCCCGATCCGCGCACCGATACGTTGCGGCGGCTCCAGCCGCTGCTGGTGCAGCGCTTCGGGCATATCCGGCGCGCGGCGGCAGAATGGCGGGCGCCCGAATGGGTGATGGTGCAAGGGGTGATCGGGGCGCGAACCAAGTCCGAGATTTCGAACGCCGCGACCGATCGCCTGCTGAAACGGTACGGCAGTTGGGAGGGCGTGGCCGACGCCCTGCTCGCCGAATTGCAGGACGAGCTTTCCATCCAGACCTACCCCAACATCGCGGCGGAGCGGCTGAAAGCCTCGCTTACCGACCTGATCGCGCGGCGCGGGTCGGTCGATCTCTCGCATCTCGAGGACATGCCCACCGACGAAGCGATGGACTGGCTCGAACAGCTCCCCGGCATCGGGCGCAAGATTGCAGCTGGGATCATGAACGCCTCGACGCTCGATCGCCCGGTGCTGGTGCTCGACAGCCATCATCGCCGGATCCTCCAGCGCATGGGGCTGGTGCCCGAAAAGGCCGATACCGCGCGCGCCTATGCCGCGATCATGCCCGCCATGCCGCCCGAATGGTCGGCGGCCGATTACGATGAGCATCATCTGCTGATGAAGAAGGTCGGGCAAACCTGGTGCCGCCCACGCTCGCTCGATTGCGCGAATTGCGTGGCGCAATCGCTGTGCGAGACCGGACGGAAACAGCTTTCCGGCTAG
- a CDS encoding serine hydrolase domain-containing protein yields MRRHLLLAATVLAAACSSPVSAGDYAEAVLTPGGHIISETHGGDAPGALYEAGSIGKFACTIAVLRLTDRDMVSLDDTIGRLLPQFAETPIAPITLRQVLASRSGLADGLMPAVREDPRSVLQTPDATTAIGRFATGPLAFPPNSQWSYDLVNWIVVQAVLEKVAGLAVDELLEREVLRPAGMGSSRIFVGRLRNGADAPASDAPLCRVS; encoded by the coding sequence ATGAGACGTCACCTCTTGCTTGCAGCAACCGTACTTGCTGCTGCCTGCTCAAGCCCGGTATCTGCCGGCGACTATGCCGAAGCCGTGCTGACGCCCGGTGGCCATATCATCTCAGAAACCCATGGCGGAGACGCCCCCGGCGCGCTGTACGAAGCCGGCTCGATCGGCAAATTCGCCTGCACCATCGCGGTCTTGCGGCTGACGGATCGGGACATGGTATCGCTCGACGATACGATCGGTCGCTTGCTTCCGCAGTTTGCCGAAACGCCGATTGCGCCGATCACCTTGCGGCAAGTGCTCGCGAGCCGGAGCGGTCTGGCCGATGGACTGATGCCAGCCGTTCGCGAAGATCCGCGAAGCGTGCTGCAAACGCCCGATGCGACGACGGCGATCGGCCGCTTTGCGACCGGTCCTCTGGCCTTCCCTCCCAACTCGCAGTGGTCCTACGATCTGGTCAACTGGATCGTGGTCCAGGCCGTGCTCGAAAAAGTCGCGGGTCTTGCCGTGGACGAGTTGCTCGAGCGCGAGGTTCTTCGTCCCGCCGGGATGGGATCAAGCCGCATCTTCGTAGGCCGGCTCCGGAATGGCGCCGACGCACCGGCCAGCGACGCCCCCCTTTGCCGGGTTTCCTGA
- a CDS encoding zinc-dependent alcohol dehydrogenase family protein — MKAVKVRNPASLDSLDSLEVVEIDAPGEPGVGEVRVKLHASSLNFHDYAVVAGMIPTEDGRIPLSDGAGEIEAVGDGVEEFAVGDRVMSVFFPQWNDGRPPLGSFESTPGDGIDGFAREQVVKPARAFTRIPANLDFAQAACLPCAGLTAWRALMEDGNLQAGQTVLLEGTGGVSIFALKIAKAAGARVIITSSSDEKLAKARDLGADHTINYKSNDDWGRQAFDWSDGGVDHVVEVGGPGTVNQAIDAIRPGGHIHLIGVLTGQKGEVETAALMRKMGRLQGLTVGSRAMQLRMIDAIEATGIEPVISDRFALADLPDAFRHEQDQKHFGKIAVDI; from the coding sequence ATGAAAGCCGTCAAAGTCCGCAACCCCGCCAGTCTCGACAGTCTCGACAGTCTTGAAGTCGTCGAAATCGACGCTCCGGGCGAGCCGGGGGTCGGCGAAGTGCGGGTCAAGCTGCACGCCTCCTCGCTCAATTTCCACGACTATGCGGTCGTCGCAGGCATGATCCCGACCGAAGACGGACGCATCCCACTGTCCGATGGCGCAGGTGAAATCGAAGCGGTCGGCGATGGTGTCGAGGAATTCGCTGTCGGCGACCGGGTGATGTCGGTCTTCTTTCCGCAATGGAACGATGGCCGCCCGCCGCTGGGCAGTTTCGAAAGCACGCCGGGTGACGGGATCGACGGCTTCGCTCGCGAACAGGTCGTGAAACCCGCGCGCGCCTTTACCCGCATACCCGCCAATCTCGACTTCGCGCAGGCTGCCTGCCTGCCCTGCGCCGGGCTGACCGCATGGCGCGCGCTCATGGAGGATGGCAACCTGCAGGCCGGGCAGACCGTGCTGCTCGAAGGCACCGGCGGCGTGTCGATCTTCGCGCTGAAAATCGCCAAGGCGGCAGGCGCGCGGGTGATCATCACCTCCAGTTCGGACGAGAAACTGGCCAAGGCGCGCGATCTCGGCGCCGATCACACGATCAATTACAAAAGCAACGACGACTGGGGCCGACAGGCGTTCGACTGGTCGGACGGCGGCGTCGATCACGTGGTCGAGGTCGGCGGGCCGGGCACGGTCAACCAGGCGATCGACGCGATCCGTCCGGGCGGTCATATCCACCTGATCGGCGTGCTCACCGGGCAGAAGGGGGAGGTCGAAACCGCCGCGCTGATGCGCAAGATGGGGCGGCTTCAGGGCCTGACCGTCGGCAGCCGCGCGATGCAGTTGCGGATGATCGATGCGATCGAGGCCACGGGCATCGAGCCGGTCATCTCGGATCGCTTCGCGCTCGCCGACCTCCCCGACGCCTTCCGCCACGAACAGGACCAGAAGCACTTCGGGAAAATCGCCGTCGATATCTGA
- the guaA gene encoding glutamine-hydrolyzing GMP synthase, with product MQPDHLPDSILIVDFGSQVTQLIARRVREAGVYSEIAPFSQAEEAFHRLKPKGIILSGSPAGVPDEGSPRAPDMLFEAGLPILGICYGQQVMTHQLGGEVRPGHETGEGGEFGRAFLTVTKSCALFDGLWNEGERHQVWMSHGDKVTRFAEGFEIVAVSDGAPFAVIADEARQFYGTQFHPEVVHTPDGAKLIANFAHKVCGLAGDWTMAEYRATKIAEIREQVGDGKVICGLSGGVDSSVAAILIHEAIGDQLTCVFVDHGLLRLNEREQVETLFRDHYNIPLVVVDAEERFMKGLAGETDPEKKRKFIGGEFIAVFEEEANRIGGADFLAQGTLYPDVIESVSFTGGPSVTIKSHHNVGGLPERMNMQLVEPLRELFKDEVRELGRELGLNDMFVGRHPFPGPGLAIRIPGEVTKERCDILRKADAIYLEEIRNAGLYDAIWQAFAVLLPVKTVGVMGDHRTYDSVCGLRAVTSTDGMTADVYPFDASFLTNCATRIVNEVQGINRVVYDYTSKPPGTIEWE from the coding sequence ATGCAGCCAGACCATCTTCCCGATTCCATCCTCATCGTCGATTTCGGCAGCCAGGTGACCCAGCTGATCGCGCGCCGCGTGCGCGAGGCGGGCGTCTATTCCGAAATCGCGCCGTTTTCGCAGGCCGAGGAGGCGTTCCATCGCCTCAAGCCCAAGGGCATCATCCTGTCGGGATCGCCCGCCGGCGTGCCCGATGAAGGCAGCCCACGCGCGCCCGACATGCTGTTCGAGGCGGGGCTGCCGATCCTCGGCATCTGTTACGGCCAGCAGGTGATGACCCACCAGCTCGGCGGCGAGGTGCGGCCCGGGCACGAAACGGGTGAAGGTGGCGAATTCGGCCGCGCCTTCCTGACGGTCACCAAGTCCTGCGCGCTGTTCGACGGTTTGTGGAACGAAGGCGAGCGCCACCAGGTGTGGATGAGCCATGGCGACAAGGTCACGCGCTTCGCCGAGGGGTTCGAAATCGTCGCGGTCTCCGACGGCGCACCCTTCGCGGTGATCGCCGACGAGGCGCGCCAGTTCTACGGGACGCAGTTCCACCCCGAAGTGGTCCACACGCCCGACGGCGCGAAGCTGATCGCCAATTTCGCGCACAAGGTCTGCGGGCTGGCGGGCGACTGGACGATGGCCGAATATCGCGCGACCAAGATCGCCGAGATCCGCGAACAGGTCGGTGACGGCAAGGTGATCTGCGGCCTTTCCGGCGGTGTCGACAGCTCGGTCGCCGCGATCCTGATCCACGAGGCGATCGGCGACCAGCTGACCTGCGTGTTCGTCGATCACGGCCTGCTGCGGCTGAACGAGCGCGAACAGGTCGAGACGCTGTTCCGCGACCATTACAACATTCCGCTGGTGGTGGTGGATGCCGAGGAGCGCTTCATGAAAGGTCTCGCGGGCGAGACCGATCCGGAAAAGAAGCGCAAGTTCATCGGCGGTGAGTTCATCGCCGTGTTCGAGGAAGAGGCGAACCGGATCGGCGGGGCCGATTTCCTCGCGCAGGGCACGCTATATCCCGATGTGATCGAATCGGTGTCCTTCACCGGCGGGCCGAGCGTCACGATCAAATCGCACCACAATGTCGGCGGCCTGCCCGAACGCATGAACATGCAACTGGTCGAGCCCTTGCGCGAACTGTTCAAGGACGAGGTCCGCGAACTCGGCCGCGAGCTGGGCCTCAACGACATGTTCGTCGGCCGCCACCCCTTCCCCGGCCCCGGCCTCGCCATCCGCATTCCCGGCGAAGTGACCAAGGAGCGGTGCGACATCCTGCGCAAGGCCGACGCGATCTATCTCGAGGAAATCCGCAATGCGGGGCTCTACGACGCGATCTGGCAGGCCTTCGCCGTGCTGCTGCCCGTGAAAACCGTAGGCGTGATGGGCGACCACCGCACCTACGACAGCGTCTGCGGATTGCGCGCCGTCACCAGCACCGACGGGATGACGGCGGACGTCTATCCCTTCGACGCCAGCTTCCTCACCAATTGCGCCACGCGCATCGTCAACGAGGTGCAGGGCATCAACCGCGTGGTGTACGACTACACCAGCAAGCCGCCCGGCACGATCGAGTGGGAGTAG
- a CDS encoding ZIP family metal transporter has protein sequence MTLAVVVVVSGALIAGAAWGIYGKLGKRLEGFLVALAGGALLLSVTSELIEPSIAKSTVWMAMAGVAAGATVFSIVDYWIDEKWGPESGGGLLAAITLDGIPENLALGVALIGAMPLEVAALAGSILLSNLPEAAGGARQMAHGGKSKRRILLLWTATATLLSLAAVGGNLLLEGASEHLLAFIRCFAAGAVIASLATEVFPQAYRDDTHLAGIATALGAIMAFVLGSLAGG, from the coding sequence ATGACCCTTGCCGTCGTCGTGGTCGTTTCGGGCGCGCTGATCGCCGGCGCGGCCTGGGGCATCTACGGCAAGCTCGGCAAACGCCTCGAAGGGTTCCTCGTCGCACTGGCTGGCGGCGCGCTGCTGCTGTCGGTGACGAGCGAGCTGATCGAACCCTCGATTGCCAAAAGCACGGTGTGGATGGCGATGGCCGGCGTTGCAGCAGGCGCAACCGTGTTCTCGATCGTCGACTACTGGATCGACGAGAAATGGGGACCCGAAAGCGGCGGCGGGCTGCTGGCGGCGATTACGCTCGACGGGATTCCGGAGAACCTCGCTCTCGGCGTCGCATTGATCGGGGCGATGCCGCTCGAAGTGGCGGCGCTGGCGGGCTCGATCCTGCTGTCCAACCTGCCTGAAGCGGCCGGCGGCGCGCGCCAGATGGCGCATGGCGGCAAGTCGAAACGGCGCATCCTTCTGCTCTGGACCGCGACGGCGACGTTGCTTTCGCTTGCGGCAGTCGGCGGCAATCTCCTCCTCGAAGGGGCCAGCGAACACCTGCTCGCCTTCATCCGCTGCTTTGCGGCAGGCGCGGTGATTGCCAGCCTTGCGACCGAAGTCTTTCCGCAGGCCTACAGGGACGACACGCACCTAGCCGGGATCGCCACCGCGCTGGGCGCAATCATGGCGTTCGTGCTCGGCTCGCTTGCCGGAGGCTGA
- a CDS encoding L-serine ammonia-lyase — protein MLSVLDIFRIGIGPSSSHTVGPMRITRRFVRALTRAGAFDRTARVHVELQGSLALTGVGHGTVGATILGLMGYRPDTLDPDEGEAALEALEKSHTLDLGGSRSIAFDPKADIDLAGHIIPELHPNGMRLDAFDEAGEHLLTKTYYSTGGGFVASERQLRNPPRNDRVPSVSTPYEFTSATDLLAICGREGLAICDIVLANEDARRSREETLDGLDLISEAMDGCIDRGLSKRGTLPGGLKVQRRAPDMWDRLEANPQSNEREQLFDWLNCFAMAVNEENAAGGRVVTAPTNGAAGIIPAVMRFYCRDTEAKACRDSRRTFLLTAGAIGLLYKQRASISGAEMGCQGEVGVACSMAAGGLAALWGGTPEQVASAAEIGMEHNLGLTCDPVGGLVQVPCIERNAIGAVKAVNAARLALHRTGAESCVSLDQVIETMRQTGLDMSTKYKETSQGGLAVNVIEC, from the coding sequence ATGCTTTCCGTCCTCGACATCTTCCGGATCGGGATCGGCCCGAGTTCGTCCCACACCGTCGGCCCGATGCGAATCACGCGGCGTTTCGTCCGCGCGCTGACCAGGGCGGGCGCGTTCGACCGCACCGCGCGGGTCCATGTCGAGCTGCAAGGCTCGCTCGCGCTGACCGGCGTCGGGCATGGAACGGTGGGCGCGACGATCTTGGGGCTGATGGGCTATCGCCCCGACACCCTCGATCCTGACGAGGGCGAAGCGGCGCTCGAGGCTCTGGAGAAAAGCCACACGCTCGATCTGGGCGGCAGCCGGTCGATCGCGTTCGACCCGAAGGCCGATATCGATCTTGCCGGCCACATCATCCCCGAACTGCATCCCAACGGCATGCGGCTGGACGCCTTCGACGAGGCGGGCGAACACCTGCTGACGAAGACCTATTATTCGACCGGCGGCGGCTTCGTTGCGAGCGAGCGGCAATTGCGCAACCCGCCGCGCAACGACCGGGTGCCGAGCGTATCGACGCCTTACGAATTCACCTCCGCCACCGATCTGCTCGCGATCTGCGGGCGTGAGGGACTGGCGATCTGCGACATTGTGCTCGCGAACGAGGATGCGAGGCGCTCGCGCGAGGAAACGCTCGACGGGCTCGACCTGATCTCCGAAGCGATGGACGGCTGCATCGATCGCGGCCTCTCCAAACGCGGCACCCTGCCCGGCGGACTGAAGGTCCAGCGGCGCGCGCCCGACATGTGGGACCGGCTCGAAGCCAATCCCCAATCGAATGAGCGCGAGCAATTGTTCGACTGGCTCAATTGCTTTGCGATGGCGGTGAACGAGGAAAACGCCGCGGGCGGGCGCGTCGTCACCGCGCCGACCAATGGCGCGGCAGGGATCATCCCGGCGGTGATGCGATTCTATTGCCGCGATACCGAAGCCAAGGCGTGCCGCGACAGCCGCCGCACCTTTTTGCTGACGGCGGGCGCGATCGGCCTGCTCTACAAGCAGCGCGCCTCCATCTCGGGCGCCGAGATGGGCTGCCAGGGCGAAGTCGGCGTGGCCTGTTCGATGGCGGCTGGCGGATTGGCGGCACTGTGGGGCGGCACACCCGAACAGGTCGCCAGCGCCGCCGAAATCGGAATGGAACACAATCTCGGCCTGACCTGCGATCCGGTCGGCGGGCTGGTGCAGGTTCCGTGCATCGAACGCAACGCGATCGGCGCGGTCAAGGCGGTCAACGCCGCCCGCCTCGCGCTTCATCGCACCGGCGCGGAAAGCTGCGTCAGCCTCGACCAGGTAATCGAAACCATGCGCCAGACCGGGCTCGACATGTCGACCAAATACAAGGAAACGAGCCAGGGCGGGCTCGCGGTCAACGTCATCGAATGCTGA